In a single window of the Dehalococcoidia bacterium genome:
- a CDS encoding error-prone DNA polymerase, whose protein sequence is MKMIPYAEIQVTTNFTFTYGASHPHELIKTARSLNYHAIAVTDHNSLAGVVRAHVVAREHGIKLLVGARLDLVNFPSLLCLPTTRNAYGRLTALLTTGKRRALKDQCKIYYSDLIENSTDQILVILPPRVISYEFLEYLKILSKNSPEHCYLAANYQYDGNDENKIAQLAELSSLSNVPLVASNDVYYHIPERRVTQDILTCIREKCTIEQAGFKLKANAERYLKPPNEMIRLFSAYPEAIVHTTEIANRCCFSLDELEHCYPKESSKNGLPAFERLVQLSNEGAQKQYPDGVPTKICAQLNHELQLIKQLNYAPYFLTVYEIVRFAKSQNILCQGRGSAANSSVCYFLGITAVDPSQIELLFERFISSARNEPPDIDIDFEHDRREEIIQHIYAKYGRDRVGMTATFVCYRARSAIRDIGKALGISSDIINTLSKTIWGSSKRPVNTDDVLETNLNPLDKKLQLALKLAEELIGFPRHLSQHVGGLVITQDKLSEIVPIGNAAMKNRTVIEWDKDDLDALNILKVDILGLGILTCIHQSFDLIKNHYGEKLSLSKIPQHDHQVYEMLCRADTIGVFQVESRAQMSMLPRLKPKEFYDLVIQVAIVRPGPIQGDMVHPYLRRRNGKETITYPSQELYQVLGKTLGVPLFQEQAMRIAVVGAGFTATEADSLRRAMATFRKTGLIHKFREKMLSGMQGNGYEADFAKRCFEQIEGFGEYGFPESHAASFAILVYISAWLKFHYPAVFGASLLNSQPMGFYAPAQIVKDLQNHGVEVRAPDINFSQWESTLERITNKEAAINKNSSALRLGLRQIKHLRKTDADQIISVRGIGYKSVYDLQKRTKLNIECLKILAKANTFSSLGLNRRTALWTIIAINNSHLPLFSNTTNNVGFRKEEDLIPLPEMQAGEEVVEDYRTLRLSLKHHPMFLLRDKIPMTPLTEAKNLIHVSSNHLVKIAGLVLVRQRPGTAKGVLFVTLEDDTGIANIILWPSVFKQYRRIIMNARLIGVSGKVQREEKVVHVIANHLTDLTDNLARLNNPSSRSVNHKMLP, encoded by the coding sequence ATGAAAATGATCCCTTATGCCGAAATTCAGGTTACCACTAACTTTACCTTCACCTATGGAGCCTCCCATCCACATGAGTTAATAAAAACTGCAAGGTCTCTTAACTATCATGCAATTGCCGTCACAGACCATAATTCTCTCGCTGGCGTCGTTAGGGCTCATGTTGTAGCGCGTGAGCACGGCATCAAACTTTTAGTTGGAGCACGACTTGACCTTGTTAATTTTCCCAGCCTCCTATGCCTACCCACCACTCGCAATGCATACGGACGCCTTACGGCACTACTAACAACAGGGAAACGTCGCGCTCTCAAAGACCAATGCAAAATCTACTATTCAGATCTTATTGAAAACAGCACTGACCAAATTTTGGTAATTCTGCCACCAAGAGTGATCAGTTATGAATTTTTAGAGTACCTAAAGATATTGTCTAAAAATTCACCTGAACATTGCTACCTTGCCGCCAATTACCAATATGATGGCAATGATGAAAATAAAATTGCCCAACTTGCAGAGCTTTCATCTTTGAGCAATGTTCCTTTGGTCGCGAGCAATGATGTCTACTATCACATCCCAGAACGACGTGTGACCCAAGATATACTAACCTGCATTCGTGAAAAATGTACTATCGAACAAGCGGGCTTTAAGCTTAAAGCCAATGCAGAGCGATACCTTAAACCTCCAAATGAAATGATACGTCTCTTTAGTGCTTATCCAGAAGCAATCGTACATACTACTGAAATAGCAAACAGGTGTTGCTTTTCGCTAGATGAACTAGAACATTGTTACCCAAAAGAATCATCAAAGAATGGTCTTCCTGCTTTCGAACGCCTCGTGCAGCTCTCTAATGAAGGAGCTCAAAAACAATATCCCGATGGCGTGCCAACCAAAATATGCGCCCAACTCAATCATGAACTCCAACTTATCAAACAACTAAACTACGCCCCTTATTTTCTCACTGTTTACGAAATTGTTAGATTTGCTAAATCCCAGAACATTCTCTGCCAAGGTCGTGGCTCCGCAGCTAATTCATCTGTATGTTATTTTTTAGGAATTACAGCTGTTGACCCCAGCCAGATTGAACTCTTGTTTGAAAGGTTTATTAGCTCAGCACGCAACGAACCACCCGATATCGACATAGATTTTGAACACGATCGCCGTGAAGAGATCATACAACATATCTACGCTAAGTATGGCAGAGATAGGGTTGGCATGACCGCTACCTTCGTGTGCTATCGAGCACGCAGTGCAATTCGAGACATTGGGAAGGCCTTAGGTATTTCATCAGATATCATCAACACCCTCTCCAAAACTATATGGGGTAGCAGCAAACGCCCAGTAAATACTGATGATGTGCTAGAAACAAACCTCAATCCTTTAGACAAAAAACTTCAGCTGGCTCTCAAATTAGCTGAAGAGCTAATAGGTTTTCCCAGGCACTTATCCCAGCATGTCGGAGGCCTTGTAATTACACAGGATAAACTCTCTGAAATAGTTCCTATTGGCAATGCTGCTATGAAAAACCGAACAGTAATAGAGTGGGACAAAGACGATCTTGATGCTTTAAATATTCTTAAGGTCGATATACTAGGGCTTGGTATTTTAACATGCATACACCAAAGCTTCGATTTAATTAAAAATCATTATGGTGAAAAACTTAGTCTATCTAAAATTCCCCAGCACGATCACCAAGTTTATGAAATGCTTTGCAGGGCAGACACCATTGGTGTCTTTCAAGTTGAAAGCCGTGCACAAATGTCAATGTTACCCAGACTCAAACCAAAAGAATTTTATGATTTAGTTATTCAGGTTGCCATCGTCCGTCCAGGACCAATTCAGGGGGATATGGTGCATCCATATCTACGCAGAAGAAATGGAAAGGAAACTATTACATACCCATCTCAGGAGCTGTATCAAGTGCTTGGAAAAACACTCGGAGTACCATTATTTCAAGAACAGGCAATGCGGATTGCTGTGGTTGGAGCTGGGTTTACAGCTACGGAAGCAGATTCCTTAAGACGTGCCATGGCCACCTTTCGTAAAACGGGCTTAATTCACAAGTTCCGAGAAAAAATGCTTAGTGGAATGCAGGGTAACGGCTATGAGGCCGACTTTGCCAAACGCTGTTTTGAACAGATAGAAGGTTTTGGAGAATATGGATTCCCAGAATCTCACGCAGCAAGCTTCGCCATACTAGTCTACATCTCTGCATGGTTAAAATTCCACTACCCCGCCGTGTTTGGAGCCTCCTTGTTAAACAGTCAACCTATGGGGTTTTACGCTCCCGCCCAAATTGTAAAGGATCTCCAAAACCATGGGGTTGAGGTCAGAGCACCAGACATTAATTTTAGCCAATGGGAATCCACCTTAGAAAGAATCACAAATAAAGAGGCTGCTATTAATAAAAATTCATCGGCACTTCGTCTAGGATTACGCCAGATCAAACATCTTAGGAAAACCGATGCCGACCAAATTATAAGTGTAAGGGGGATCGGATATAAAAGTGTCTATGATCTGCAAAAAAGAACAAAACTAAACATAGAGTGTCTGAAGATATTAGCAAAAGCTAATACATTTAGCTCACTTGGACTAAACCGCCGTACTGCCCTTTGGACCATCATCGCGATTAATAACTCTCACCTCCCACTATTTTCTAATACCACGAACAACGTTGGGTTCCGCAAAGAAGAAGATTTAATACCACTACCGGAAATGCAAGCAGGCGAAGAAGTGGTGGAAGACTATCGAACCCTCAGGTTATCGCTCAAACATCACCCAATGTTTCTCCTTCGTGACAAAATTCCTATGACACCCTTAACAGAAGCTAAGAATTTAATACATGTATCATCTAATCATCTGGTAAAAATAGCTGGACTCGTTTTGGTTCGACAAAGACCTGGTACAGCTAAAGGGGTATTATTTGTTACACTGGAAGACGATACGGGAATTGCCAATATAATCCTTTGGCCTTCTGTTTTTAAGCAATATCGCCGGATTATTATGAACGCTAGGTTGATTGGCGTATCTGGCAAAGTGCAACGCGAAGAAAAAGTGGTCCACGTAATAGCCAACCACTTAACTGACCTGACAGACAACCTGGCAAGGCTCAATAATCCTTCGTCTAGATCAGTTAACCACAAGATGCTACCCTGA